Proteins co-encoded in one Helicoverpa zea isolate HzStark_Cry1AcR chromosome 30, ilHelZeax1.1, whole genome shotgun sequence genomic window:
- the LOC124644388 gene encoding uncharacterized protein LOC124644388 has translation MKEWLERSHGALSFRLTQVLTGHGCFGKFLCRIGREPTPECHHCGTGNEDSALHTLAECPAWATQRRDLTAVLNAAGNLSLPAVVSCMVSSEEEWNAVASFCEEVMALKEAAERINNGQKWTRGKQQVLSQI, from the exons atgaaggagtggctggagagaAGCCACGGCGCCCTCAGCTTCCGCCTGACACAGGTTCTCACCGGACATGGttgtttcggaaagttcctgtgtcgcataggccgggAGCCCACGCCCGAATGCCACCATTGTGGCACCGGCAACGAAGATTCGGCGCTGCATACGTTGGCGGAGTGCCCAGCttgggcaacgcagcgccgtgatTTAACTGCGGTACTGAATGCTGCGGGAAAtctttcgctgccggccgtCGTGTCTTGCATGGTCAGCAGCGAAGAAGAGTggaatgccgtcgcctccttttgcgAGGAGGTGATGGCtttaaaggaggcggcggaaagg ATAAATAATGGACAGAAGTGGACCCGGGGGAAACAGCAAGTATTATCACAAATCTGA